A stretch of the Streptomyces ortus genome encodes the following:
- a CDS encoding TetR/AcrR family transcriptional regulator: MTTAKRDTYTPETLLSVAVRVFNERGYDGTSMEHLSKAAGISKSSIYHHVTGKEELLRRAVSRALDGLFGILDEEHAREGRAVERLEYVTRRMVEVLTAELPYVTLLLRVRGNTDTERWALERRRDFDHEVAALLKAAAADGDVRADLEVRLATRLVFGMINSIVEWYRPDGRGMGEREVADAVVLMVFGGLRQAG, translated from the coding sequence ATGACCACCGCCAAGCGCGACACCTACACGCCGGAGACACTGCTCTCGGTGGCCGTGCGGGTCTTCAACGAGCGCGGCTACGACGGCACCTCCATGGAGCACCTCTCCAAGGCGGCGGGCATCTCCAAGTCGTCGATCTACCACCACGTCACGGGCAAGGAGGAGCTGCTGCGCCGGGCCGTCAGCCGGGCGCTCGACGGCCTCTTCGGGATCCTCGACGAGGAGCACGCGCGCGAGGGGCGTGCCGTGGAGCGCCTGGAGTACGTCACCCGGCGCATGGTCGAGGTCCTCACCGCCGAGCTGCCCTACGTGACGCTGCTGCTGCGGGTGCGCGGCAACACCGACACCGAGCGCTGGGCCCTGGAACGGCGCCGGGACTTCGACCACGAGGTGGCCGCGCTCCTGAAGGCGGCGGCGGCCGACGGGGACGTACGCGCCGACCTGGAGGTCCGGCTCGCGACCCGGCTGGTCTTCGGGATGATCAACTCGATAGTCGAGTGGTACCGCCCGGACGGGCGCGGCATGGGAGAGCGCGAGGTCGCCGACGCCGTGGTGCTGATGGTCTTCGGGGGACTCAGACAGGCGGGCTGA
- the pdhA gene encoding pyruvate dehydrogenase (acetyl-transferring) E1 component subunit alpha, which translates to MTVMEQRGAYRPTPPPAWQPRTDPAPLLPDALPHRVLGTRAADRVDPDLLRRLYAELVRGRRYNTQATALTKQGRLAVYPSSNGQEACEVAAALVLEERDWLFPSYRDTLAAVARGLDPVQALTLLRGDRHTGYDPYEHRVAPLCTPLATQLPHAVGLAHAARLKGDDVVALALVGDGGTSEGDFHEALNFAAVWQAPVVFLVQNNGFAISVPLAKQTAAPSLAHKAVGYGMPGRLVDGNDAVAVHEVLGEAIAHARAGLGPTLVEAVTYRMEAHTNADDDKRYREDTEVEAWRAHDPIALMEHALTERGLLDEDGVRAVREDAEAMAADLRERMNQDPVLDPMDLFAHVYARPTANLLEQEAQLRAELDAEARHHDDEHDDEYGGEATDARSHEPEGNTR; encoded by the coding sequence ATGACGGTCATGGAGCAGCGAGGCGCGTACCGGCCGACGCCCCCGCCCGCCTGGCAGCCACGTACCGACCCCGCGCCGCTGCTGCCCGACGCGCTGCCCCACCGCGTCCTCGGCACCCGTGCGGCCGATCGGGTCGACCCGGATCTGCTGCGCCGGCTGTACGCGGAACTGGTACGGGGCCGCCGGTACAACACGCAGGCCACAGCCCTCACCAAGCAGGGTCGTCTCGCCGTCTACCCCTCCTCCAACGGCCAGGAGGCCTGCGAGGTCGCCGCCGCGCTCGTCCTCGAAGAGCGCGACTGGCTCTTCCCGAGCTACCGGGACACCCTCGCGGCGGTCGCCAGGGGCCTCGACCCCGTCCAGGCGCTGACGCTCCTGCGCGGCGACCGACACACCGGCTACGACCCGTACGAGCACCGCGTCGCCCCCCTGTGCACCCCCCTGGCGACCCAGCTCCCGCACGCCGTGGGCCTCGCGCACGCCGCCCGCCTCAAGGGCGACGACGTGGTCGCGCTCGCGCTCGTCGGCGACGGCGGCACCAGCGAGGGCGACTTCCACGAGGCACTGAACTTCGCGGCCGTCTGGCAGGCCCCGGTGGTCTTCCTGGTCCAGAACAACGGCTTCGCCATCTCCGTCCCGCTCGCCAAGCAGACCGCGGCCCCCTCACTGGCCCACAAGGCCGTCGGGTACGGGATGCCGGGCCGCCTGGTCGACGGGAACGACGCCGTCGCCGTGCACGAGGTCCTCGGCGAGGCGATCGCCCACGCGCGCGCGGGTCTCGGCCCCACCCTCGTGGAGGCGGTGACGTACCGCATGGAGGCCCACACGAACGCGGACGACGACAAGCGCTACCGCGAGGACACGGAGGTCGAGGCCTGGCGGGCGCACGACCCGATCGCCCTCATGGAGCACGCGCTCACCGAGCGCGGACTGCTCGACGAGGACGGTGTGCGCGCCGTGCGCGAGGACGCCGAGGCGATGGCCGCGGACCTGCGCGAGCGCATGAACCAGGACCCGGTCCTCGACCCCATGGACCTGTTCGCGCACGTCTACGCCCGGCCCACCGCGAACCTCCTGGAGCAGGAGGCGCAGCTGCGCGCCGAACTGGACGCCGAGGCGCGCCACCACGACGACGAGCACGACGACGAGTACGGCGGCGAAGCCACGGACGCGCGCTCGCACGAGCCGGAAGGGAACACGCGATGA
- a CDS encoding alpha-ketoacid dehydrogenase subunit beta: protein MTTVAVKPATMAQALGRALRDAMTDDPTVHVMGEDVGTLGGVFRVTDGLAKEFGEDRVTDTPLAEAGILGTAVGMAMYGLRPVVEMQFDAFAYPAFEQLISHVAKMRNRTRGAMPLPLTVRVPYGGGIGGVEHHSDSSEAYYMATPGLHVVTPATVADAYGLLREAIASDDPVVFLEPKRLYWSKDSWNPDEPQAVEPIGRAVVRRRGRSATLITYGPSVPVCLEAADAARAEGWDLEVVDLRSLVPFDDETVAASVRRTGRAVVVHESGGYGGPGGEIAARVTERCFHHLEAPVLRVAGFDIPYPPPMLERHHLPGVDRILDAVARLQWEAQS from the coding sequence ATGACCACCGTCGCGGTGAAGCCGGCCACCATGGCGCAGGCCCTCGGACGGGCCCTGCGCGACGCCATGACCGACGACCCCACCGTCCATGTGATGGGCGAGGACGTCGGCACCCTCGGCGGTGTCTTCCGGGTCACCGACGGCCTCGCGAAGGAGTTCGGTGAGGACCGCGTCACCGACACACCGCTGGCCGAGGCGGGCATCCTCGGCACGGCTGTCGGCATGGCCATGTACGGGCTCCGGCCGGTCGTGGAGATGCAGTTCGACGCCTTCGCGTACCCGGCCTTCGAGCAGCTGATCTCGCACGTGGCGAAGATGCGCAACCGCACCCGCGGGGCGATGCCGCTGCCCCTGACCGTGCGCGTGCCCTACGGCGGCGGCATCGGCGGGGTGGAGCACCACAGCGACTCCTCCGAGGCGTACTACATGGCGACTCCGGGGCTGCATGTCGTCACCCCCGCGACGGTCGCCGACGCGTACGGACTGCTGCGTGAGGCCATCGCCTCCGACGACCCGGTCGTCTTCCTGGAGCCCAAGCGGCTGTACTGGTCGAAGGACTCCTGGAACCCCGACGAGCCGCAGGCCGTGGAGCCGATCGGCCGCGCGGTGGTCCGCCGCCGGGGCCGCAGCGCCACGCTCATCACGTACGGGCCGTCCGTGCCCGTCTGCCTGGAGGCCGCGGACGCGGCACGGGCCGAGGGCTGGGACCTGGAGGTCGTCGACCTGCGCTCCCTGGTGCCCTTCGACGACGAGACGGTCGCCGCGTCCGTGCGCCGCACCGGCAGGGCCGTCGTGGTGCACGAGTCGGGCGGCTACGGAGGACCCGGCGGGGAGATCGCCGCGCGGGTCACCGAGCGCTGCTTCCACCATCTGGAGGCGCCGGTGCTGCGCGTGGCCGGGTTCGACATCCCGTATCCGCCGCCGATGCTGGAGCGGCACCATCTGCCCGGCGTCGACCGGATCCTGGACGCGGTGGCCCGGCTGCAGTGGGAGGCACAGAGCTGA
- a CDS encoding dihydrolipoamide acetyltransferase family protein, which produces MAQVLEFKLPDLGEGLTEAEIVRWLVQVGDVVAIDQPVVEVETAKAMVEVPCPYGGVVTARYGEEGTELPVGSPLLTVAVGAAASGGAGFGTPASGSAGSGAADPALSGLASSGLDAPAAVGAASGARASGDEDEGSGNVLVGYGTQAPPARRRRVRPPAPAPASVPVSPPAQAAGAGGDPGRPSDGPVAVISPLVRRLARENGLDLRALAGSGPEGLITRADVEHAVRAGASVSAPAVARPERSPAAAPAPAAPRASGTAVPRAGTRIPLKGVRGAVADKLSRSRREIPDATCWVDADATELMHARVAMNGAGGPKISLIALLARICTAALARFPELNSTVDMEAREVVRLDEVHLGFAAQTERGLVVPVVKGAHGRNAESLSAEFARLTEAARTGTLTPADLTGGTFTLNNYGVFGVDGSTPIINHPEAAMLGVGRIVPKPWVHEGELAVRQVVQLSLTFDHRVCDGGTAGGFLRYVADCVEQPAVLLRTL; this is translated from the coding sequence ATGGCCCAGGTCCTGGAGTTCAAACTGCCCGACCTCGGTGAAGGGCTCACCGAGGCCGAGATCGTCCGCTGGCTCGTCCAGGTCGGCGATGTCGTGGCGATCGACCAGCCCGTCGTCGAGGTCGAGACGGCGAAGGCGATGGTCGAGGTGCCGTGCCCGTACGGGGGCGTGGTGACGGCTCGTTACGGGGAGGAGGGCACCGAACTGCCCGTGGGCTCCCCGCTGCTGACGGTCGCGGTGGGAGCGGCTGCCTCCGGTGGCGCGGGCTTCGGTACCCCGGCCTCCGGTAGCGCGGGCTCCGGCGCGGCGGACCCCGCCCTGTCCGGCCTCGCCTCCTCCGGTCTCGACGCTCCGGCCGCCGTCGGGGCGGCTTCCGGGGCACGGGCTTCCGGCGATGAGGACGAGGGCTCCGGGAACGTGCTCGTGGGCTACGGCACGCAGGCCCCTCCGGCGCGCCGCCGCCGCGTACGACCGCCTGCGCCTGCGCCTGCGTCTGTGCCTGTGTCTCCGCCCGCGCAAGCCGCGGGCGCCGGTGGCGACCCCGGCCGCCCGTCCGACGGCCCCGTCGCGGTCATCTCCCCGCTCGTGCGGCGGCTGGCGCGGGAGAACGGGCTCGATCTTCGGGCGCTGGCCGGTTCGGGCCCCGAGGGGCTGATCACGCGCGCGGACGTCGAGCACGCCGTACGGGCCGGGGCGTCCGTGTCCGCGCCGGCGGTCGCGCGGCCGGAGCGGAGCCCGGCGGCGGCACCCGCCCCGGCCGCCCCGCGCGCGTCCGGCACCGCGGTGCCCCGGGCGGGCACCCGCATCCCCCTCAAGGGCGTCCGCGGCGCCGTCGCCGACAAGCTCTCCCGCAGCCGGCGCGAGATCCCCGACGCGACCTGCTGGGTCGACGCCGACGCGACGGAACTGATGCACGCGCGCGTGGCGATGAACGGGGCCGGCGGACCGAAGATCTCCCTGATCGCGCTCCTCGCCCGTATCTGCACCGCCGCGCTGGCCAGGTTCCCCGAGCTCAACTCGACGGTGGACATGGAAGCCCGCGAGGTCGTACGGCTCGACGAGGTGCATCTCGGGTTCGCCGCGCAGACCGAGCGCGGACTGGTCGTACCGGTGGTGAAGGGGGCGCACGGCCGGAACGCGGAGTCGCTGAGCGCGGAGTTCGCCCGGCTCACCGAGGCGGCCAGGACCGGGACGCTCACCCCGGCGGACCTCACCGGCGGGACGTTCACACTGAACAACTACGGGGTGTTCGGCGTCGACGGCTCGACCCCGATCATCAACCACCCCGAGGCGGCCATGCTCGGCGTCGGCCGGATCGTCCCCAAGCCGTGGGTGCACGAGGGCGAGCTGGCGGTACGGCAGGTCGTGCAGCTCTCGCTCACCTTCGACCACCGGGTGTGCGACGGCGGAACGGCGGGCGGTTTCCTGCGATATGTGGCGGACTGCGTGGAACAACCGGCGGTGCTGCTGCGGACCTTGTGA
- a CDS encoding Lrp/AsnC family transcriptional regulator produces MAPEQMAEGPEPGAALPPPRPLDSTDQDILQMLQADGRASIRSVAERVHVSRANAYARINRLVEDGVIRGFGARVDHERAGHGTSAYITLKIVQNTWRTVREQLRRLPGASHIALVGGDFDVLLLVHTPDNRALRELVLTRLQAIPEVLSTRTLLVFEEEDLEPQG; encoded by the coding sequence ATGGCACCTGAACAAATGGCCGAGGGGCCGGAGCCGGGAGCGGCCCTGCCGCCGCCGCGTCCGCTCGACTCCACCGATCAGGACATTCTGCAGATGCTCCAGGCGGACGGACGCGCCTCGATACGGTCGGTCGCCGAGCGGGTCCACGTGTCCCGCGCCAATGCCTACGCGCGGATCAACCGCCTCGTCGAGGACGGCGTGATCCGCGGCTTCGGTGCCCGTGTCGACCACGAGCGCGCGGGACACGGCACCTCGGCCTACATCACGCTGAAGATCGTGCAGAACACCTGGCGCACGGTGCGCGAGCAGCTCAGGAGGCTCCCCGGGGCGTCCCACATCGCGCTGGTGGGCGGCGACTTCGACGTCCTGCTGCTGGTGCACACGCCGGACAACCGGGCCCTGCGCGAACTGGTCCTCACCCGTCTCCAGGCCATCCCCGAGGTGCTCAGCACCCGGACACTGCTGGTGTTCGAGGAGGAGGACCTGGAACCGCAGGGGTGA